A genomic stretch from Erigeron canadensis isolate Cc75 chromosome 9, C_canadensis_v1, whole genome shotgun sequence includes:
- the LOC122582432 gene encoding universal stress protein PHOS34, with protein sequence MEAEQKQPVMIVGVDDSDHSFYALEWTLDHFFTASNLQFKLVVVHSKPSPTAAIGFAGPGVADVFPIVDSDLKKIAARVVERAKELCHSKSVDDVKFEVVEGDARNVLCEAVERHHATMLVVGSHGYGAIKRAVLGSVSDYVTHHAHCTVMIVKKPKTKH encoded by the exons ATGGAGGCAGAACAGAAGCAACCTGTGATGATCGTTGGAGTAGATGACAGCGATCATAGTTTTTACGCACTCGAATGGACTTTAGATCACTTTTTTACTGCTTCTAATTTACAGTTTAAATTAGTAGTTGTTCACTCCAAACCTTCTCCTACTGCCGCTATCGGTTTCGCCGGTCCTG GTGTGGCCGATGTCTTTCCGATCGTTGATTCGGATTTGAAGAAGATCGCCGCGCGAGTTGTGGAACGAGCTAAGGAGCTTTGCCATTCGAAATCG GTCGATGATGTGAAATTTGAAGTTGTGGAAGGTGATGCTAGGAATGTACTATGTGAAGCTGTAGAGAGGCACCATGCTACAATGTTGGTAGTTGGTAGTCATGGTTATGGAGCAATTAAAAG GGCTGTTTTGGGGAGTGTAAGTGACTATGTTACACATCACGCCCATTGTACAGTGATGATAGTGAAGAAGCCGAAAACCAAACACTAA
- the LOC122582429 gene encoding serine/arginine-rich-splicing factor SR34-like, with the protein MSRSSRTLYVGNLPGDIREREVEDLFYKYGPIARIDLKVPPRPPGYAFVEFEEARDAEDAIRGRDGYDFDGHRLRVELAHGGRGNSSSTDRYNSHGSSRGGGGGGGGHGGVSRRSDYRVLVTGLPSSASWQDLKDHMRRAGDVCFSQVFKEGGGTTGIVDYTNYDDMKYAIRKLDDSEFRNAFSRGVIRVKEYDSSRSRSRSRSRSRSRSRSYSRSRSRSRSKSPKAKSSRRSKSRSKSASPRARSKSASPRPSKARSPSRSRSPPPSRSKRVSKSPKKRSPSKSRSPSKSRSRSRSKS; encoded by the exons ATGAGTAGGTCAAGCAGGACTTTATATGTTGGAAATCTTCCGGGTGATATTCGCGAACGCGAAGTTGAAGATTTGTTTTACAAG TATGGTCCAATAGCTCGCATTGATCTGAAGGTTCCACCTAGACCTCCAGGTTATGCTTTTGTTGAG TTTGAAGAGGCCCGGGATGCTGAAGATGCCATCAGGGGCCGGGATGGCTATGATTTTGATGGGCATAGATTGAGG GTCGAGCTTGCTCATGGTGGCCGTGGCAATTCATCTTCTACGGATCGTTATAATAGTCATGGAAGTAGtcggggtggtggtggtggtggtggtggccatGGTGGAGTTTCTAGGCGGTCTGATTATAGAG TTTTGGTGACTGGATTGCCTTCTTCTGCTTCATGGCAAGACCTTAAG GATCACATGCGTCGAGCTGGGGATGTTTGCTTCTCCCAAGTTTTTAAAGAGGGTGGTG GAACCACAGGGATTGTAGACTACACAAATTATGATGACATGAAATATGCa ATAAGGAAATTGGATGACTCTGAGTTCCGAAATGCTTTCTCACGTGGAGTTATTCGT GTAAAGGAATATGATTCAAGCCGCTCTAGGAGCCGGAGCCGTAGTCGCAGCAGGAGCAGGAGTAGGAGCTATAGCCGTAGTCGCAGCAGGAGCCGAAG CAAGTCTCCAAAAGCGAAATCTTCTCGTCGTTCAAAATCTCGTTCGAAGTCTGCTTCTCCTCGTGCTCGTTCGAAGTCTGCTTCTCCCCGCCCATCAAAAGCAAG ATCTCCCTCAAGATCCAGATCCCCACCACCATCT CGCTCTAAGCGTGTTAGTAAAAGTCCTAAGAAGCGCAGTCCTAGCAAGAGCAGGAGCCCAAGCAAGAGCAGGAGTCGTAGCAGGAGCAAGAGTTAA
- the LOC122581496 gene encoding UDP-glucuronic acid decarboxylase 2-like — protein MGSELTFRGHEHQTTSDSYSPKPNKPWLSIIRPLRYILRENRLLFTLVGILIGACLIAIFPSSSSPSSSPTSNHRISFRDAYSTSDALINPTRPVFRSGFGSMNSGGKIPLGLKRKGLRIVVTGGAGFVGSHLVDRLMARGDSVIVVDNFFTGNKDNVMHHFGNPRFELIRHDVVEPLLLEVDQIYHLACPASPVHYKHNPVKTIKTNVVGTLNMLGLAKRVGARFLLTSTSEVYGDPLQHPQVETYWGNVNPIGVRSCYDEGKRTAETLAMDYHRGAGVEVRIARIFNTYGPRMCIDDGRVVSNFVAQALRKEPLTVYGDGKQTRSFQFVSDLVEGLMRLMEGEHVGPFNLGNPGEFTMLELAQVVQETIDPNAKIEFRPNTEDDPHKRKPDITKAKDLLGWEPKVPLRKGLPMMVSDFRQRIFGDHKDNGVTTTSSSSTSA, from the exons ATGGGATCTGAACTAACCTTTAGAGGCCATGAACACCAAACGACGTCGGATTCATACTCACCTAAACCCAACAAACCATGGCTTTCCATCATCAGACCTCTCCGTTACATCCTCCGTGAAAACCGCCTCCTTTTCACCCTTGTCGGCATTCTCATCGGCGCGTGTCTCATCGCCATCTTCCCCTCATCATCCTCACCATCATCATCCCCCACCTCAAACCACCGGATCAGTTTCCGCGACGCTTACTCCACGTCAGACGCCCTCATcaacccgacccgacccgtaTTCCGTTCCGGGTTCGGGTCGATGAACTCGGGTGGGAAGATTCCGTTGGGTCTGAAAAGAAAAGGGTTGAGGATTGTTGTGACCGGTGGTGCCGGGTTTGTCGGGAGTCATCTTGTTGATAGGTTGATGGCGCGTGGTGACAGCGTGATAGTTGTGGATAATTTTTTCACGGGGAATAAGGATAATGTGATGCATCATTTTGGGAATCCTAGGTTTGAACTTATTAGACATGATGTTGTCGAACCTTTGTTACTTGAAGTTGATCAGATCTATCATCTTGCTTGCCCTGCTTCCCCTGTTCATTATAAACATAACCCTGTCAAGACCATT AAGACGAATGTGGTTGGGACATTGAACATGTTAGGATTAGCTAAGCGAGTTGGGGCTCGGTTTTTGCTAACGAGTACTAGTGAGGTCTATGGTGATCCATTGCAACATCCTCAAGTCGAGACTTATTGGGGAAATGTTAATCCTATTG GTGTTAGAAGTTGTTATGATGAGGGAAAGCGGACTGCTGAGACGTTAGCGATGGATTACCATAGAGGTGCTGGCGTTGAG GTTAGGATTGCAAGGATATTTAACACATATGGTCCACGAATGTGCATTGATGATGGTCGTGTTGTCAGTAATTTTGTTGCTCAG GCACTTAGGAAAGAGCCTTTGACTGTTTATGGTGACGGAAAGcaaacaagaagtttccaatTTGTTTCGGATTTG GTGGAGGGTTTAATGAGATTGATGGAAGGTGAACATGTAGGGCCGTTTAATCTTGGAAACCCTGGTGAATTCACCATGCTTGAACTTGCTCAG GTGGTTCAAGAGACAATTGACCCGAATGCAAAGATAGAGTTCAGGCCAAACACAGAGGACGACCCACATAAGAGGAAGCCCGATATCACCAAGGCAAAAGATCTCTTGGGCTGGGAGCCAAAGGTGCCTCTACGCAAAGGTCTCCCTATGATGGTGTCTGACTTTAGGCAACGTATCTTTGGTGATCATAAGGACAACGGTGTGACTACCACCTCATCATCCTCCACCTCAGCTTAA
- the LOC122582186 gene encoding caffeoylshikimate esterase-like, whose translation MEEVKYQEECIKNSRGVQLFTCRWLPISSPKALVFLCHGYGMECSNFMRGCGTKLASYGYAVFGIDYEGHGRSMGARCYIKKFDNIISDCCNYFKLISGKDEYRNKKRFLYGESMGGAVALLAHKKEANFWHGAILVAPMCKISEKVKPHPLVISVLTRVENIIPAWKIVPTKDVIDSAFKDPVKREKIRGNKLIYQEKPRLKTALELLRTSMRLEDTLNEVTFPFLVLHGEADSVTDPEVSKALYDQASSKDKTIKLYPGMWHGLTAGETDHNIEIVFGDIISWLDKRSSDELTITSTTCDTTSATVLVDKSVQHTNLRGWKVLLHSSM comes from the exons ATGGAGGAGGTTAAATATCAAGAG GAGTGTATAAAAAATTCAAGAGGGGTACAACTCTTCACTTGCAGATGGCTGCCTATTTCTTCTCCAAAAGCACTTGTCTTCCTCTGCCAtg gttaTGGCATGGAATGTAGTAACTTCATGAGAG GATGTGGGACAAAGCTAGCAAGCTATGGGTATGCAGTGTTTGGGATAGATTATGAAGGACATGGCCGGTCTATGGGTGCCCGttgttatattaaaaagtttgatAACATCATTAGCGATTGCTGCAACTACTTCAAACTCATTTCGG GAAAAGATGAATACCGGAACAAGAAAAGATTCTTGTATGGGGAGTCAATGGGTGGTGCAGTCGCGCTTCTTGCACAtaaaaaagaagcaaatttCTGGCATGGTGCCATTCTTGTTGCTCCTATGTGCAAG atatctgAGAAGGTGAAGCCTCACCCGTTAGTGATAAGCGTTCTAACAAGAGTAGAAAATATAATTCCCGCATGGAAGATTGTACCTACGAAGGATGTTATTGATTCCGCTTTCAAAGACCCTGTTAAGAGAGAGAAG ATTCGTGGTAACAAGCTTATTTATCAAGAAAAGCCCAGGCTTAAAACAGCTCTTGAATTGCTTAGAACTAGCATGCGCCTAGAAGACACGCTAAATGAG GTAACGTTTCCCTTCTTAGTGTTGCACGGAGAAGCTGATTCAGTAACAGATCCAGAAGTAAGCAAGGCTTTGTATGATCAAGCAAGCAGTAAAGATAAAACCATAAAGTTATACCCTGGAATGTGGCACGGATTAACTGCTGGAGAGACAGACCATAATATTGAGATTGTTTTTGGTGATATTATCTCTTGGCTTGACAAAAGATCAAGTGATGAGCTTACAATTACTAGTACTACCTGTGACACTACATCAGCCACCGTATTAGTGGACAAATCCGTACAGCACACGAACCTTCGTGGGTGGAAAGTACTGCTGCATTCCTCCATGTAG